One window of Dendropsophus ebraccatus isolate aDenEbr1 chromosome 13, aDenEbr1.pat, whole genome shotgun sequence genomic DNA carries:
- the LOC138770618 gene encoding mothers against decapentaplegic homolog 6-like, whose amino-acid sequence MFRSRHTLTVRQLWKQRCVTSNRGQGERASPNPEDLHNVLRPAVHQLFKKLKDEQLWQLSEAVESRGRWDCGCIWLPLDVRSGKLPPQVLLCRLYRWPDLRSTAELKSLSHCEYFWRRSGEGAAICCNPYHFSRLAAPDAATSYSYKTKDAARSILIEHKSDRYNVRGLHDTTLSRGSIRDGHWCKLAYWEHRTRVGHLYSVTEPSIHIFHDLPKASGFCLGYLGSGPHNETVRRTRNKIGQGLILSHEQGEVWVYNRSDHPIFINSPTMSTVNVRGQAVHKVLPGYSIKVFEAEKAANLSGCSDLGDGPCDPHSVRISFAKGWGACYSRQFITSCPCWLEILLSTPK is encoded by the exons ATGTTCCGTTCTCGGCACACTCTCACAGTGCGGCAGCTTTGGAAGCAGCGCTGTGTCACATCAAATCGGGGTCAGGGGGAAAGGGCATCCCCCAACCCCGAGGACCTACACAATGTTTTGCGTCCAGCTGTCCATCAGCTCTTCAAGAAGCTAAAAGATGAGCAGCTGTGGCAGTTATCAGAGGCGGTGGAAAGCCGGGGCCGCTGGGATTGTGGTTGCATCTGGCTGCCCTTGGATGTGCGCTCTGGGAAACTGCCACCTCAGGTGTTGCTCTGCAGGCTGTACCGATGGCCGGACCTCCGTTCCACTGCCGAGCTGAAGAGTCTGAGCCACTGCGAGTACTTCTGGAGAAGGAGCGGAGAGGGCGCTGCCATCTGCTGCAACCCCTACCACTTCAGCCGGCTAGCAGCACCAG ACGCTGCCACCTCCTACAGTTACAAGACAAAAGATGCCGCTCGCTCTATCCTCATCGAGCACAAATCTGACCGATATAATGTGCGAGGGTTACATG ACACAACTCTTTCCCGAGGTTCCATCCGTGATGGTCACTGGTGTAAGCTGGCATACTGGGAGCATCGCACACGCGTGGGACACCTTTACAGTGTCACTGAACCCTCCATCCACATCTTCCATGACCTGCCCAAGGCCAGCGGATTCTGTCTGGGTTACTTGGGCTCTGGGCCCCACAATGAGACAGTAAGACGGACCCGGAATAAGATCGGCCAAGGCCTGATCCTGAGCCATGAGCAGGGGGAGGTGTGGGTGTATAACCGCAGCGATCACCCCATCTTCATTAACTCACCCACCATGAGCACTGTCAATGTCCGCGGGCAAGCTGTGCATAAGGTTCTGCCTGGATACTCCATCAAAGTGTTTGAAGCCGAAAAAGCAGCTAATTTATCCGGGTGCTCTGACCTGGGGGATGGGCCCTGTGACCCCCACAGTGTCCGTATCAGCTTTGCCAAAGGCTGGGGTGCTTGCTATTCCCGGCAATTTATAActtcctgcccctgctggctggagATTCTGCTCAGCACCCCAAAATAA